A part of Haloarchaeobius sp. HME9146 genomic DNA contains:
- the msrB gene encoding peptide-methionine (R)-S-oxide reductase MsrB: MSDSSADAKRDVPESDAEWREKLDDESYHVLREQGTEARFSGEYVDHFEDGKYRCKGCGEVLFDAETKFDHGCGWPSFYAADEGKIEKREDHSHGMHRIEVVCANCESHLGHVFDDGPAPTGKRFCINSVALEFDDEE, from the coding sequence ATGAGCGACAGTTCCGCCGACGCGAAACGAGACGTTCCCGAGAGCGACGCCGAGTGGCGCGAGAAGCTCGACGACGAGTCCTACCACGTGCTCCGCGAGCAGGGGACCGAGGCCCGGTTCTCCGGCGAGTACGTCGACCACTTCGAGGACGGCAAGTACCGCTGCAAGGGCTGTGGCGAGGTCCTGTTCGACGCCGAGACCAAGTTCGACCACGGCTGTGGTTGGCCGTCGTTCTACGCCGCGGACGAGGGGAAGATCGAGAAGCGCGAGGACCACAGCCACGGGATGCACCGCATCGAGGTCGTCTGTGCGAACTGCGAGAGCCATCTCGGCCACGTCTTCGACGATGGACCGGCGCCGACCGGAAAGCGATTCTGTATCAACTCGGTGGCGCTGGAGTTCGACGACGAGGAGTGA